One window from the genome of Pseudomonas sp. L5B5 encodes:
- a CDS encoding PepSY-associated TM helix domain-containing protein: MRRLREIWLGVHRWVALGLGLFLALLGLSGALLELKGPILRWEVGAQMLQLAPGKHDAPLQQGAWIEAASTAYPQLQKVFGAAAPRQGFLESDNAIVFGALGERPGTGIAMIDPYSAQPRGFFVFEDLWLARLVALHRSLLLPPAVGSLLVLVCGLALLVSVGSGLYLWWPGRRSWWKAASLRPGSTGNRRLREWHNVAAAWLCLPLALIAGSGAWLARPELFTWLTATPMAAKPLFSAAHGHLLLGTPGAWLAFLCGISLPLLYITGLLLWWRKRASRRAVQSFKETSNDTP, encoded by the coding sequence ATGCGGCGCCTGCGTGAAATCTGGCTTGGGGTCCACCGCTGGGTGGCCCTGGGCCTGGGCTTGTTCCTGGCGCTGCTGGGCCTCAGTGGCGCGTTGCTCGAACTCAAGGGACCGATCCTGCGCTGGGAGGTGGGTGCACAGATGCTGCAACTGGCTCCCGGCAAACACGACGCCCCCCTGCAGCAGGGCGCCTGGATCGAGGCGGCCAGCACGGCCTACCCGCAACTGCAGAAGGTGTTCGGCGCCGCGGCGCCCCGCCAGGGCTTTCTCGAATCGGACAACGCCATCGTCTTCGGCGCGCTCGGGGAACGCCCCGGAACCGGCATCGCCATGATCGACCCCTACAGCGCCCAGCCCAGGGGTTTCTTCGTCTTCGAGGACCTGTGGCTGGCACGCCTGGTGGCCCTGCACCGCAGCCTGCTGTTGCCGCCGGCAGTGGGGTCGCTGCTGGTGCTGGTCTGTGGCCTGGCGCTGCTGGTCTCGGTGGGCAGCGGCCTGTACCTGTGGTGGCCGGGCCGGCGCAGTTGGTGGAAAGCTGCCAGCCTGCGTCCCGGCAGCACCGGCAACCGACGCCTGCGCGAATGGCACAACGTCGCCGCTGCATGGTTGTGCCTGCCCCTGGCGCTGATCGCCGGCAGCGGTGCCTGGTTGGCGCGCCCCGAACTGTTCACCTGGCTGACGGCCACGCCGATGGCCGCCAAGCCGCTGTTTTCCGCCGCCCACGGGCATTTGCTGCTGGGCACACCCGGCGCCTGGCTGGCTTTTCTCTGCGGAATTTCGTTACCCCTGCTGTACATCACCGGCCTGCTGTTGTGGTGGCGCAAGCGCGCCTCTCGCCGGGCCGTCCAATCGTTCAAGGAAACCTCCAATGACACACCGTGA
- a CDS encoding TonB-dependent siderophore receptor: MGTRVAHRNIPGWPADCTIARPASGRSPLSCLVHGLALGLSLTQATSALAAPAKQDQEHPLVLDTSVISATAADSPTGQQSGYVAKRSLSGTKTDASLSEIPQSISVITRDQMDALKAQSVNEALRYTAGVQANTTAASQRFDTIAIRGFDVTTGMLRDGLKGNTAQAWPKVEAYGLERIDVLKGPASVLFGQNSPGGVVNQISKRPLDTPYHEVEIQGGSFGRAQGQFDFSGPLDDQGQFLYRLVGLQRDSGTQFDHIPDDKQFIAPSFTWKPNEDTSLTLLADYTKDRFGAPRVFLPARGTLLGNPNGKVKHNVFLDEPGLDNGRNQYSLGYLLEHRFNEVWSLNSSARYGHVNLLTNTASGMSLASDLRTLNRSAYRFRIVGDTYSLDNNVQARWNLGSTQMVSLVGLDYRRTREDYYLRAGTASPIDIYRPVHGGVFDPSRPFASTLQRADQVGVYAQQQFTFDDHWVLTVGGRQDRSSARTDNRLENTGNKQKDEKFTYRTGLVYLADNGLAPYISYSTSFDPVLGTNFYGAPYKPTSAKQSEVGVKYQPPGIDSYITLSLFDLTQENVQTSDPAQPLNRLQTGEVNVRGVELEGKASLAKGLDLLAALTWNDAEVSKSNNPLEKGKRPTDTPEKMASLWADYSLPDGPLGGLGFGAGVRYIGSTKGDPANTLNVPSYTLLDAEVHYDFDKLIPAAKGVRLAVNANNLTDKRYYEGCSVTSCSAGYDRSVIASLRYRW; encoded by the coding sequence ATGGGCACCCGCGTTGCGCACCGAAACATCCCCGGTTGGCCAGCCGATTGCACGATCGCGCGGCCAGCGTCTGGCCGCAGTCCGCTGTCCTGCCTGGTCCATGGCCTGGCCCTGGGCCTGTCGCTGACCCAGGCCACCAGTGCCCTGGCGGCACCCGCCAAGCAGGACCAGGAACATCCGCTGGTCCTGGATACCAGCGTGATCAGCGCCACCGCCGCCGACTCGCCGACTGGCCAGCAGAGCGGCTACGTGGCCAAGCGCAGCCTCAGCGGAACCAAGACCGATGCCTCGCTCAGCGAAATCCCCCAGTCGATCTCGGTGATCACCCGGGACCAGATGGATGCCCTCAAGGCGCAGTCGGTGAACGAAGCCCTGCGCTACACCGCCGGAGTCCAGGCCAACACCACGGCGGCCAGCCAGCGCTTCGATACCATCGCGATCCGTGGTTTCGACGTCACCACCGGCATGCTCCGCGATGGCCTCAAGGGCAACACCGCCCAGGCCTGGCCCAAGGTCGAAGCCTATGGCCTGGAGCGCATCGACGTGCTCAAGGGCCCGGCCTCGGTGCTGTTCGGCCAGAACTCCCCGGGAGGCGTGGTCAACCAGATCAGCAAGCGACCGCTGGATACCCCCTACCACGAGGTGGAGATCCAGGGTGGCAGCTTCGGCCGGGCCCAGGGCCAGTTCGATTTCAGCGGGCCACTGGATGACCAGGGCCAGTTCCTCTATCGCCTGGTGGGCCTGCAACGGGACAGCGGCACCCAGTTCGACCACATCCCCGACGACAAGCAGTTCATCGCCCCGTCCTTCACCTGGAAACCCAACGAAGACACCAGCCTGACCCTGTTGGCCGACTACACCAAGGACAGGTTCGGTGCCCCGCGAGTCTTCCTGCCGGCCCGCGGCACGCTGCTGGGCAACCCCAACGGCAAGGTCAAGCACAACGTGTTCCTCGACGAACCGGGCCTGGACAACGGTCGCAACCAGTACAGCCTCGGCTACTTGCTGGAGCATCGCTTCAACGAGGTCTGGAGCCTGAACTCCAGCGCCCGTTATGGCCACGTCAACCTGCTGACCAATACCGCCAGTGGCATGTCCCTGGCGTCCGACCTGCGGACCCTGAACCGCTCTGCCTATCGCTTTCGCATCGTCGGCGACACCTACTCGCTGGACAACAACGTCCAGGCCCGCTGGAACCTGGGCAGCACGCAGATGGTGTCGCTGGTGGGCCTGGACTACCGGCGCACTCGCGAGGACTACTACCTGCGAGCCGGCACGGCATCACCCATCGACATCTACCGCCCGGTGCACGGTGGAGTCTTCGACCCCAGCCGGCCGTTCGCCAGCACCCTGCAGCGCGCCGACCAGGTCGGGGTCTATGCCCAGCAGCAATTCACCTTCGACGATCACTGGGTACTCACCGTCGGGGGCCGCCAGGATCGCTCCAGCGCGCGCACCGACAACCGCCTGGAAAACACCGGCAACAAGCAGAAGGACGAGAAGTTCACCTACCGCACCGGCCTGGTGTACCTGGCGGACAACGGCCTGGCGCCCTACATCAGCTATTCCACCTCGTTCGACCCGGTGCTGGGTACCAACTTCTACGGAGCGCCGTACAAGCCCACCAGTGCCAAGCAGTCGGAAGTGGGGGTCAAGTACCAGCCACCGGGCATCGACAGCTACATCACCCTGTCGCTGTTCGACCTGACCCAGGAAAACGTGCAGACCAGCGACCCGGCACAACCGCTCAATCGGCTGCAGACTGGCGAAGTGAACGTGCGCGGCGTCGAGCTCGAAGGCAAGGCCAGCCTGGCCAAGGGCCTGGACCTGCTGGCGGCGCTGACCTGGAACGACGCCGAGGTGAGCAAGAGCAACAACCCACTGGAAAAGGGCAAGCGGCCCACCGACACCCCGGAAAAGATGGCCTCGCTGTGGGCCGACTACAGCCTGCCCGACGGGCCGCTGGGGGGACTGGGTTTCGGTGCCGGGGTGCGCTACATCGGCAGCACCAAGGGCGATCCCGCCAACACCCTCAACGTGCCCTCCTACACCCTGCTCGATGCCGAGGTGCACTACGACTTCGACAAGCTGATCCCGGCGGCCAAGGGCGTGCGCCTGGCGGTCAATGCCAACAACCTCACCGACAAGCGCTATTACGAAGGCTGTTCGGTGACCAGTTGCAGTGCCGGTTATGACCGCAGCGTCATCGCCAGCCTGCGCTACCGCTGGTAG
- a CDS encoding AraC family transcriptional regulator codes for MLSRNAAPQPVKKDFTLHFPNPQQDGAAAVVPEITLSTGTVLMESQMWMQESLWQGLKIILVLSGQLNCRVEGQPEVEIRGPTLCAVANQGEHCGDHLFARGVPVRYTTVQLDFPSIRNVGLEPERLLDQRGGGPMLFCQPASKPLLALAQQIVTCPLQGPTRSFYLGGKALELTALGVEGILAHAESRPLQDSPCNSADIERIHAARDLLLNSLPASPSLSELSRQVGLNPRKLTAGFRQVFGTSVYAYLQEQRLGEAYRLLASGETNVSSAAYRVGYSPAHFSTAFRKRFGVSPKSLR; via the coding sequence ATGCTCAGCCGAAATGCTGCGCCGCAGCCTGTCAAAAAGGATTTCACTCTGCATTTTCCCAACCCGCAGCAGGACGGCGCAGCCGCTGTCGTGCCGGAGATCACGCTGTCCACCGGGACCGTGCTGATGGAAAGCCAGATGTGGATGCAGGAGTCGCTCTGGCAGGGCCTGAAGATCATCCTGGTGCTCAGCGGCCAGCTCAATTGCCGGGTCGAGGGCCAGCCCGAGGTGGAGATCCGCGGACCGACCCTGTGCGCCGTGGCCAACCAGGGCGAGCATTGCGGCGACCATCTGTTCGCCAGGGGCGTGCCGGTTCGCTACACCACGGTGCAACTGGACTTCCCTTCGATCCGCAATGTCGGCCTGGAACCCGAGCGCCTGCTGGACCAGCGCGGTGGCGGGCCGATGCTGTTCTGCCAGCCAGCCAGCAAGCCGTTGCTGGCCCTGGCCCAGCAGATCGTCACCTGCCCACTGCAAGGCCCCACCCGCTCGTTCTACCTGGGCGGCAAGGCCCTGGAGCTGACGGCCCTGGGGGTCGAGGGCATCCTTGCCCATGCTGAATCCCGACCTCTGCAGGACAGCCCCTGCAACTCGGCGGACATCGAACGCATCCACGCCGCCCGCGACCTGTTGCTCAATTCGCTGCCGGCCTCGCCGTCGCTGTCCGAACTGTCACGCCAGGTGGGCCTCAACCCGCGCAAGCTCACGGCCGGTTTTCGCCAGGTGTTCGGCACCAGCGTCTATGCCTACTTGCAGGAACAGCGCCTGGGCGAGGCCTACCGCCTGCTGGCCAGCGGCGAAACCAACGTGTCCAGCGCAGCCTATCGGGTTGGCTACAGCCCCGCACACTTCTCCACGGCCTTTCGCAAGCGCTTCGGGGTTTCGCCCAAATCCCTGCGCTGA
- a CDS encoding (2,3-dihydroxybenzoyl)adenylate synthase: MSTFDDQQDCPAWPEAFAERYRQAGYWRDETFGDLLRHAARTFAEREALTDGQRRLSYRQLDQRVDQLASGLYRLGLRAGDNVVLQLPNSTAFVEVCFALYRLGVRPIFALPAHRQLEIGRFCEFAQARAYLCADQDGGFDYRTMARELKAAHPELAWVIVAGDAEEFTALQGLYDLAPTAALPSPSAEAVACFQLSGGSTGIPKLIPRRHQEYVYNLRASVERCGLDSASVYLVVLPMAHNFPMCCPGFIGTLSVGGRVVLSTSPSPEVCFELIEREAVTHTALVPPLALVWLEAAQARGRGVPQLQLLQVGGAKLSFEAARRIEPVLGCRLQQVFGMAEGLICYTDPQDPPQRVLHTQGRPLSPADEIRVVDDQDQPVAPGQVGQLLTRGPYTIRGYYRYPEHNAQAFTADGFYRTGDRVLLTDDGYLVVEGRDKDLINRGGEKIAAEEVENLLLSHPAVADVALVAMPDAFLGERTCAFVIPRGPAPRAPVLLRHLRAQGLAAFKLPDRFEFIAEFPQTGVGKVSRKHLREAIQALYFGDGAELLEGSGRRG, encoded by the coding sequence ATGTCCACTTTCGATGATCAGCAGGATTGCCCTGCGTGGCCCGAAGCCTTTGCCGAACGTTATCGCCAGGCTGGTTACTGGCGTGATGAAACCTTCGGTGACTTGCTGCGCCATGCCGCCCGGACCTTCGCCGAGCGCGAGGCGCTGACCGATGGCCAACGGCGCCTGAGCTATCGCCAGCTGGACCAGCGAGTCGACCAACTGGCCAGCGGGCTCTATCGCCTGGGCCTGCGGGCCGGTGACAACGTGGTCCTGCAATTGCCCAACAGCACGGCCTTCGTCGAGGTCTGCTTTGCCCTGTATCGCCTTGGCGTGCGGCCGATCTTTGCCTTGCCGGCCCACCGCCAACTGGAAATCGGCCGTTTCTGCGAGTTCGCCCAGGCCCGGGCCTACTTGTGCGCGGACCAGGACGGCGGCTTCGACTACCGGACCATGGCCCGTGAGCTCAAGGCCGCGCATCCGGAGCTGGCGTGGGTGATCGTCGCCGGCGACGCCGAGGAGTTCACGGCCTTGCAGGGGCTCTACGACCTGGCGCCCACAGCGGCCTTGCCGTCTCCCAGTGCCGAGGCCGTGGCCTGCTTCCAGTTGTCCGGCGGTTCCACCGGGATTCCCAAGCTGATCCCCCGTCGGCACCAGGAATATGTCTACAACCTGCGGGCCAGCGTCGAGCGTTGCGGGCTGGACAGCGCCAGCGTGTACCTGGTGGTCTTGCCCATGGCGCACAATTTTCCCATGTGCTGCCCGGGGTTCATCGGCACCTTGTCGGTGGGTGGCCGGGTGGTGCTGAGTACCTCGCCGAGCCCGGAGGTCTGCTTCGAGCTGATCGAGCGCGAAGCCGTGACCCATACCGCCCTGGTGCCGCCCCTGGCGCTGGTCTGGCTGGAGGCGGCCCAGGCCCGTGGTCGGGGAGTGCCACAATTGCAGCTGCTGCAAGTGGGCGGGGCCAAGCTCAGTTTCGAGGCCGCGCGGCGTATCGAACCGGTGCTGGGATGTCGCTTGCAGCAGGTGTTCGGCATGGCCGAAGGGCTGATCTGCTACACCGACCCCCAGGACCCGCCGCAGCGTGTGCTGCACACCCAGGGCCGGCCGTTGTCGCCAGCCGATGAGATCCGCGTGGTGGACGACCAGGACCAGCCCGTGGCACCGGGGCAGGTGGGCCAGTTGCTGACCCGCGGGCCCTATACCATTCGGGGCTACTACCGTTATCCCGAGCACAACGCCCAGGCCTTCACCGCCGATGGTTTCTACCGCACCGGCGACCGGGTGCTGCTGACCGACGACGGTTACCTGGTGGTGGAGGGGCGGGACAAGGACCTGATCAACCGCGGCGGTGAAAAGATCGCTGCCGAGGAAGTGGAGAACCTCTTGCTCAGCCATCCGGCGGTGGCTGACGTGGCCCTGGTGGCCATGCCTGACGCCTTCCTGGGCGAGCGTACCTGCGCCTTCGTCATTCCCCGTGGTCCTGCGCCTCGCGCGCCAGTCCTGTTGCGTCATTTGCGCGCCCAGGGGCTGGCCGCGTTCAAGCTCCCGGATCGTTTCGAGTTCATTGCCGAATTTCCCCAGACCGGGGTCGGCAAGGTCAGCCGCAAGCACCTGCGCGAGGCGATCCAGGCCCTGTATTTCGGCGACGGGGCCGAGCTGCTGGAGGGAAGTGGCCGCCGTGGTTGA
- a CDS encoding ABC transporter ATP-binding protein — protein MVERQGLSDLLRPVRGRLLAAMVLQVLAALVGLLPLIALAELAPLLLAGDLDVERAQFWLLAGAGALLLRLLGLAAALQITHLADSDLQRQLRQRIAAHLARVPLAWFGRQRETAERVLLDDVGALHQLVAHLPNNLVAALVVPLVSLGYLLSVSLPMTLVVLLPPLLALWRLRAMRSPDYREERQRLGATLGALSTATLNFVQSIAMVKSFGRVERVQDEFISAVQRFGQFFSRWVERWAGLGASVEVLLSPLLVLALVLVAGVPLVAAGWLSPVQLLPFALLGPALAAPVAALGHGADSLVQGRTAAQRIAAVLATPVLAQPAFSLEPKGHQVLFDAVDFSYPDGTRVLRGVDLCLQPGTLTALVGDSGAGKSTLATLLARFADVSGGAIRIGGVDLRDMDSATLYRQVAFVFQDVRLLRASVIDNLRLGRPDASPAQVEAAARAAQIHERISALAEGYHTVLDGNVQLSGGEVQRLGIARAMLSQAPILVLDEATAASDPESEAAIQQALSQLAAGRTVLVIAHRLSSIQDADQIIVLQEGRVVDSGRHPVLLERPGVYAGLWAAEQLGAASMNGGQP, from the coding sequence GTGGTTGAACGACAAGGATTGTCCGACCTGCTGCGTCCGGTGCGCGGGCGCCTGCTGGCGGCGATGGTGCTGCAGGTGCTGGCCGCGCTGGTGGGCCTGTTGCCCTTGATTGCGCTGGCGGAACTGGCGCCACTGCTGCTGGCCGGTGACCTGGACGTGGAGCGGGCGCAGTTCTGGCTGTTGGCCGGTGCCGGGGCCTTGCTCCTGCGTCTTTTGGGACTGGCGGCGGCGCTGCAGATCACCCACCTGGCCGACAGCGACCTGCAACGCCAGCTGCGCCAGCGCATCGCCGCGCACCTTGCGCGAGTGCCCCTGGCCTGGTTCGGCCGCCAGCGCGAAACCGCCGAGCGGGTGCTGCTGGACGACGTGGGCGCCCTGCACCAGTTGGTGGCGCACTTGCCCAACAACCTGGTGGCCGCACTGGTGGTGCCCCTGGTGAGCCTCGGTTACCTGCTGAGCGTGAGCCTGCCCATGACCCTGGTCGTGTTGCTGCCGCCGTTGCTGGCCCTGTGGCGCCTGCGCGCCATGCGCAGCCCGGATTACCGCGAGGAGCGCCAACGCCTGGGCGCTACCCTGGGAGCGCTGTCCACCGCGACCCTGAACTTTGTCCAGAGCATCGCCATGGTCAAGTCCTTCGGCCGGGTGGAGCGGGTGCAGGATGAGTTCATCAGCGCGGTACAGCGCTTCGGGCAGTTCTTCTCCCGCTGGGTCGAGCGTTGGGCGGGCCTGGGGGCCAGTGTCGAAGTGCTGTTGTCGCCATTGCTGGTACTGGCCCTGGTGCTGGTCGCCGGGGTGCCGCTGGTGGCTGCCGGTTGGCTGTCGCCGGTGCAGTTGCTGCCGTTCGCCCTGCTGGGTCCCGCCCTGGCGGCGCCCGTGGCGGCCCTGGGGCATGGCGCCGACTCGCTGGTTCAAGGCCGGACCGCAGCGCAGCGGATCGCCGCCGTACTGGCCACGCCCGTGCTGGCCCAGCCGGCTTTTTCCCTGGAGCCCAAGGGGCACCAGGTGCTCTTCGATGCCGTGGATTTCAGCTATCCCGATGGCACCCGGGTCCTGCGGGGAGTCGACCTGTGCTTGCAACCCGGCACCCTCACCGCCCTGGTGGGCGACTCCGGAGCCGGCAAGTCCACCCTGGCCACCTTGCTCGCCCGTTTTGCCGACGTCAGTGGCGGGGCGATCCGTATCGGTGGTGTCGACCTGCGGGACATGGACAGCGCGACGCTGTATCGCCAGGTGGCCTTTGTCTTCCAGGACGTGCGCCTGCTGCGTGCCAGTGTCATCGACAACCTGCGCCTGGGGCGCCCCGACGCCAGTCCGGCGCAGGTCGAGGCGGCGGCCCGGGCCGCGCAGATCCATGAGCGCATCAGTGCCCTGGCCGAGGGGTATCACACCGTGCTCGATGGCAACGTGCAATTGTCCGGTGGCGAGGTCCAGCGCCTGGGCATCGCCCGGGCCATGCTCAGCCAGGCCCCGATCCTGGTGCTCGACGAAGCGACCGCGGCCAGCGATCCGGAGTCCGAGGCGGCGATCCAGCAGGCCCTGTCGCAACTGGCGGCGGGGCGCACCGTGCTGGTGATCGCCCATCGCCTGAGCAGCATCCAGGACGCTGACCAGATCATCGTGCTGCAGGAGGGGCGCGTGGTGGATTCCGGTCGCCACCCCGTCCTCCTCGAGCGCCCAGGGGTGTATGCCGGGCTATGGGCTGCCGAGCAGCTGGGCGCTGCGTCGATGAACGGAGGCCAGCCATGA
- a CDS encoding ABC transporter ATP-binding protein — MIRALLRSLQPREASLLRRALVTVAASALAQGAALVLLPMAFASVFDAASGSASWRWAGVFAGLAGLCLVLRRHAQLAGYRAGAAAAQSLNLRIGQQLARLPLEWFVERRSAELNRLVTHTVLQIMSTPAHLLQPMANALLTPLALLVALFFYDRSMALAALASVPLLWVFYHWGVRWGGQAERLSEAAANEAAARVLEFLRQQPLLRASGRNGEGFSLLAEALHQQRTAQRRAHWRTFPAALGLAVALQAGYTAVLLCGLYAVLGGSLGAAQYLALAILATCLVEPLGALVNLGTTLRQTRHGVNRLRDLLELPALPEPERPQVPADAHLEVRELGLVRQGRTLLQDISFELAPGSLTLVVGPSGSGKSSLLRLLARFSDVSSGAILLGGVDVRHLSAAQRDTSIALMFQDCPPLTASLLDNLRLGRPEARDDELMAAAHATGLDRVALRLPQGWQTLVGEGGVSLSGGERQCLALARVLLKDASLILLDEPTAALDAISEARVNHTLLQLARKHSVVLVTHKPTLAPSAGQVLLLEQGRLAQRGSHTQLMAVPGRYRDLFHEREAINRWRLRPIPSVPQRTVPHDR, encoded by the coding sequence ATGATCCGTGCCCTGTTACGCAGCTTGCAGCCCCGGGAAGCCAGCCTGCTGCGCCGAGCCCTGGTGACGGTGGCCGCCAGTGCCCTGGCCCAGGGCGCGGCCCTGGTGCTGTTGCCCATGGCCTTTGCCAGTGTCTTCGATGCCGCCTCCGGCAGCGCATCCTGGCGCTGGGCCGGTGTCTTCGCCGGGCTTGCCGGGCTGTGCCTGGTCCTGCGTCGGCACGCGCAACTGGCCGGCTACCGCGCCGGTGCGGCTGCGGCGCAGTCGTTGAACCTGCGCATCGGCCAGCAACTGGCACGCTTGCCCCTGGAGTGGTTCGTCGAACGCCGCAGCGCCGAGCTCAATCGCCTGGTCACCCACACTGTGCTGCAGATCATGAGCACCCCGGCACACCTGCTGCAGCCCATGGCCAATGCCTTGCTCACTCCCCTGGCGTTGCTGGTGGCGCTGTTCTTCTATGATCGCAGCATGGCCCTGGCGGCCTTGGCCAGCGTGCCCTTGCTCTGGGTGTTCTACCACTGGGGCGTGCGCTGGGGCGGGCAGGCCGAGCGCTTGAGCGAAGCGGCGGCCAACGAGGCCGCGGCACGGGTCCTGGAGTTTCTGCGCCAGCAGCCCTTGTTGCGGGCCAGCGGTCGCAATGGCGAAGGTTTCAGCTTGCTTGCCGAGGCTTTGCACCAGCAGCGTACGGCCCAGCGCCGGGCCCACTGGCGAACCTTCCCGGCCGCCCTGGGGCTGGCGGTGGCGTTGCAGGCCGGCTACACCGCTGTCTTGCTGTGCGGCTTGTACGCGGTGCTCGGTGGCAGCCTCGGTGCTGCGCAATACCTGGCCCTGGCGATCCTCGCGACGTGCCTGGTGGAGCCCCTGGGAGCCCTGGTCAACCTGGGCACCACCTTGCGCCAGACTCGCCACGGGGTGAATCGTCTGCGTGACCTGCTGGAACTGCCGGCATTGCCCGAGCCCGAGCGGCCCCAGGTTCCCGCCGATGCGCACCTGGAGGTGCGTGAGCTGGGGCTGGTGCGCCAGGGCCGCACCCTGCTGCAGGACATCAGCTTCGAGCTGGCACCCGGCTCGCTGACCCTGGTGGTTGGCCCCTCGGGTTCCGGCAAGTCCAGCCTGTTGCGGTTGCTGGCCCGTTTCAGCGATGTCAGCAGCGGCGCGATCCTGCTGGGCGGCGTCGATGTCCGGCACTTGTCGGCAGCCCAGCGCGATACCTCCATTGCCCTGATGTTCCAGGACTGCCCGCCACTGACCGCCAGCCTGCTGGACAACCTGCGCCTGGGCCGGCCCGAGGCCCGCGACGATGAACTGATGGCCGCGGCCCACGCCACCGGCCTGGACCGCGTGGCCCTGCGCCTGCCCCAGGGTTGGCAGACCCTGGTGGGCGAGGGCGGCGTCAGCCTTTCCGGTGGCGAGCGCCAGTGCCTGGCCCTGGCCCGGGTGCTGCTCAAGGACGCGTCGCTGATCCTGCTGGACGAACCCACCGCGGCCCTGGACGCCATCAGCGAGGCACGGGTCAACCACACCCTGCTGCAACTGGCGCGCAAGCACAGCGTGGTGCTGGTGACCCACAAGCCGACCCTGGCGCCCAGCGCCGGGCAGGTCCTGCTGCTGGAGCAGGGGCGCCTGGCCCAGCGCGGCAGCCATACCCAATTGATGGCGGTTCCCGGCCGCTATCGCGACTTGTTCCACGAGCGCGAGGCGATCAATCGCTGGCGCTTGCGGCCTATTCCTTCCGTACCCCAAAGGACCGTCCCCCATGACCGATAA